Proteins encoded by one window of Yamadazyma tenuis chromosome 2, complete sequence:
- a CDS encoding uncharacterized protein (COG:E; EggNog:ENOG503NY1I) has product MATKPEFLLIGPGGVGCIAAFTINYNHTANVSIVVRRDYETVRKHGYHIDSVDYGKVDGWKPENVFASVEEASKSGIKFDYIAVSTKNLQDIVPVEELIAPVVSAHSVVVLVQNGFGIEKPLFAKFPQNIVLSGVSHIGSHNRNGHIHQMQSDHLVISAFENPNVDADSQVAAANRFIEMYSNNINKCVYFASAKWYRYRKLVYNACLNTTCALTGVDTGRLEAAGGLEAIAIPAMKEVIRVAKADGVELPDDVINVVCHADDGDYFEPSMRVDVKKGNPIELEAILGNLLDTARKLKVETPILDLLFKLLTVVQFRLKEANGYVGVPEKRPIPDTFFK; this is encoded by the coding sequence GTGGAGTAGGTTGTATAGCTGCCTTTACCATAAATTATAACCACACTGCTAATGTATCCATTGTGGTGAGACGAGACTACGAAACCGTCAGAAAACACGGATACCACATCGATTCTGTGGACTACGGTAAGGTAGACGGGTGGAAACCCGAAAATGTTTTTGCTTCCGTCGAAGAAGCGTCAAAATCGGGTATAAAGTTTGACTATATTGCtgtttccaccaaaaacctCCAGGATATCGTACCGGTTGAAGAGTTAATAGCTCCAGTAGTGAGTGCCCactcggtggtggtgttggtgcaAAATGGGTTTGGAATCGAGAAGCCACTATTTGCCAAATTCCCCCAAAATATTGTGCTTTCGGGTGTCAGCCACATCGGCTCGCACAATCGTAATGGCCACATACACCAAATGCAAAGTGACCACTTGGTTATTAGTGCTTTTGAAAATCCAAATGTGGATGCCGATTCGCAGGTCGCGGCTGCAAACCGGTTTATCGAGATGTACTCCAACAACATAAACAAATGCGTGTATTTTGCCAGTGCCAAGTGGTACCGGTACCGGAAGTTAGTGTATAATGCGTGTTTGAACACCACCTGTGCACTTACTGGCGTTGATACTGGAAGGCTTGAGGCTGCTGGCGGATTAGAAGCAATTGCCATACCGGCTATGAAAGAGGTAATTAGAGTAGCCAAAGCCGATGGTGTTGAACTCCCGGACGATGTGATCAATGTAGTATGTCATGCCGATGACGGTGACTACTTCGAGCCGTCCATGAGAGTCGACGTCAAAAAAGGAAACCCTATTGAATTGGAAGCTATCTTGGGCAACTTATTGGACACGGCTAGAAAATTGAAGGTGGAAACTCCGATTTTGgatcttctcttcaagttattgacaGTGGTTCAGTTCAGATTGAAGGAGGCTAATGGCTACGTCGGTGTTCCTGAGAAACGGCCAATTCCTGATACTTTTTTCAAATAG